In Bacillus toyonensis BCT-7112, a single window of DNA contains:
- a CDS encoding inositol monophosphatase family protein, whose translation MQEVWKDIDAHAKRWIRDAGERLMASLKQALIIEMKSNAADLVTNMDREIEQYLIGKIKETFPTHNILGEEGYGDEITSSDGVVWLIDPIDGTMNFVHQKRNFAISIGIYENGIGKIGLIYDPVHDELYHAVKGVGAFCNDTPIPLLEKGTVENGIIALNAIWLTDNPLLNMESMMALVKKARGTRSYGCAALEMVYVATGRIDAYVTPRLSPWDFGGGQIIVEEVGGKVTTFSGAPLSIIEKSSVLVAKPGVYEEVLSFISQ comes from the coding sequence ATGCAAGAGGTATGGAAAGATATCGATGCACACGCCAAACGGTGGATTCGAGATGCAGGAGAGCGTTTAATGGCATCACTGAAACAAGCACTTATTATAGAAATGAAATCAAATGCAGCTGATTTAGTAACAAACATGGACCGGGAAATAGAACAGTATTTAATTGGGAAAATTAAAGAAACATTCCCAACCCATAATATTTTAGGAGAAGAAGGCTATGGAGATGAGATAACTTCTTCTGACGGGGTTGTTTGGTTAATTGATCCAATTGATGGTACAATGAATTTTGTACATCAAAAAAGAAATTTCGCAATTTCAATTGGAATTTATGAGAACGGTATCGGAAAAATTGGTCTTATTTATGATCCTGTTCATGATGAATTATATCATGCGGTAAAGGGAGTTGGAGCGTTTTGTAATGATACGCCAATTCCTCTATTGGAAAAAGGAACAGTAGAGAATGGTATTATAGCTTTAAATGCGATATGGCTTACCGACAATCCATTGCTTAATATGGAAAGTATGATGGCACTTGTTAAGAAAGCAAGGGGTACGAGATCATATGGCTGTGCAGCATTAGAAATGGTATACGTTGCAACGGGAAGAATAGATGCATATGTAACGCCGAGATTATCACCATGGGATTTTGGTGGGGGGCAGATCATAGTTGAGGAAGTTGGAGGAAAGGTGACAACATTCTCCGGAGCTCCGCTGTCTATTATAGAGAAAAGCAGTGTATTAGTTGCAAAACCGGGAGTATATGAGGAAGTATTATCATTTATATCGCAGTAA
- the speA gene encoding arginine decarboxylase, which yields MSQYETPLFTALVEHSKRNPIQFHIPGHKKGQGMDPEFREFIGHNALAIDLINIAPLDDLHHPKGMIKEAQDLAAAAFGADHTFFSIQGTSGAIMTMVMSVCGPGDKILVPRNVHKSVMSAIIFSGAKPIFMHPEIDPKLGISHGITIKSVKKALEEHSDAKGLLVINPTYFGFAADLEQIVQLAHSYDIPVLVDEAHGVHIHFHDELPMSAMQAGADMAATSVHKLGGSLTQSSILNVKEGLVNVKHVQSIISMLTTTSTSYILLASLDVARKRLATEGTALIEQTIQLAEHVRDAINAIEHLYCPGKEMLGTDATFNYDPTKIIVSVKDLGITGHQAEVWLREQYNIEVELSDLYNILCLITFGDTESDTNTLIAALQDLAETFRNRADKGVQVQVEIPEIPVLALSPRDAFYSETEVIPFENAAGRIIADFVMVYPPGIPIFTPGEIITQDNLEYIRKNLEAGLPVQGPEDMTLQTLRVIKEYKPIS from the coding sequence TTGTCCCAATACGAAACACCATTGTTTACCGCTTTAGTTGAGCACAGTAAGCGAAATCCAATCCAATTCCATATTCCTGGTCATAAAAAAGGACAGGGCATGGATCCTGAATTTCGCGAATTTATTGGGCATAACGCATTAGCAATTGATTTAATTAATATTGCGCCACTCGATGATTTACATCATCCAAAGGGTATGATTAAAGAAGCACAGGATTTAGCTGCTGCTGCATTTGGTGCAGATCATACTTTCTTTTCTATTCAAGGTACAAGTGGCGCTATTATGACAATGGTGATGAGCGTTTGCGGTCCTGGCGACAAAATCCTAGTACCACGAAACGTGCATAAATCAGTAATGTCAGCTATTATTTTCTCAGGTGCAAAACCTATTTTCATGCATCCTGAAATCGACCCAAAACTTGGTATTTCTCATGGAATTACAATTAAATCTGTCAAAAAAGCACTTGAAGAACACTCAGATGCCAAAGGCTTACTTGTTATTAATCCAACCTACTTTGGCTTTGCTGCAGACTTAGAACAGATTGTACAATTAGCACATTCGTACGATATCCCTGTACTAGTCGATGAGGCTCATGGTGTTCATATTCATTTTCACGATGAATTACCGATGTCAGCGATGCAAGCTGGTGCAGATATGGCAGCAACAAGTGTTCACAAATTAGGAGGCTCTTTAACTCAAAGTTCTATTCTTAATGTGAAAGAAGGTCTTGTGAACGTAAAACATGTTCAATCTATTATTAGCATGCTTACGACTACATCAACTTCTTACATCTTATTAGCATCTCTTGATGTTGCAAGAAAACGTCTTGCTACAGAAGGAACAGCGCTCATAGAACAAACAATACAATTAGCTGAACATGTTCGTGATGCTATAAATGCTATTGAGCACCTTTACTGTCCTGGAAAAGAAATGTTAGGTACAGACGCTACTTTTAACTATGATCCTACAAAGATAATTGTGTCTGTGAAAGATTTAGGTATTACCGGCCATCAGGCTGAAGTATGGCTTAGAGAGCAATATAACATTGAAGTAGAACTCTCCGATTTATACAACATACTATGTCTTATCACTTTTGGAGATACAGAAAGCGATACAAATACGCTTATTGCAGCATTACAAGATTTAGCGGAAACATTTAGAAATAGGGCAGATAAAGGTGTTCAAGTACAAGTAGAAATTCCAGAAATACCGGTGCTAGCACTTTCTCCACGAGATGCTTTTTATTCAGAAACAGAAGTCATTCCATTTGAAAATGCGGCAGGTCGTATTATAGCTGATTTTGTTATGGTTTATCCACCAGGGATTCCAATCTTTACTCCGGGGGAAATTATTACACAAGATAACTTAGAGTATATTCGTAAAAATTTAGAAGCAGGTTTACCTGTACAAGGTCCTGAAGATATGACATTACAAACATTACGTGTTATTAAAGAGTACAAGCCTATCAGTTGA
- a CDS encoding DUF5325 family protein — MEHIQYRFLLTAIIGVIFLIGIGIMVAENSPIGIIICIIGTFVTVGYGFVTKRKMRKSQ; from the coding sequence ATGGAACACATTCAATATCGCTTTTTATTAACTGCAATTATCGGTGTTATTTTCTTAATCGGTATCGGCATTATGGTTGCTGAAAATAGTCCCATTGGTATTATTATTTGCATTATCGGCACATTTGTTACAGTTGGATATGGTTTTGTAACAAAAAGAAAAATGCGTAAATCGCAATAA
- a CDS encoding pyridoxamine 5'-phosphate oxidase family protein, translating to MANVVEPTLTDDLVQTFRKECIVMVATTDFEKQVPNVSAISWVYAVSETSIRFAVDQRSRIVENIRRNPGVVLTIMANGSVFSISGAGEILTDRMEGIPLKLAVIEVSVQEVRDVMFYGAKLAIEPKYEKTYDLRAAKKLDNQVLVGIKEL from the coding sequence ATGGCGAATGTAGTAGAGCCTACATTAACAGATGATTTAGTACAAACGTTCCGTAAAGAATGTATTGTTATGGTAGCAACAACAGATTTCGAAAAACAAGTTCCTAACGTAAGTGCTATTTCTTGGGTGTATGCAGTGAGTGAAACTAGTATTCGATTTGCGGTAGATCAACGTTCACGTATTGTGGAAAATATAAGGCGCAATCCGGGAGTGGTATTGACTATAATGGCGAATGGATCCGTATTTTCCATAAGTGGTGCAGGTGAAATTTTGACAGATAGAATGGAAGGCATTCCTCTAAAATTAGCTGTAATAGAAGTAAGTGTGCAAGAAGTACGTGATGTTATGTTTTATGGAGCAAAACTTGCAATTGAACCAAAATATGAAAAAACATACGATCTTCGGGCAGCAAAAAAACTGGATAACCAAGTGTTGGTAGGGATAAAAGAATTATAA
- a CDS encoding DUF3055 domain-containing protein encodes MFEKLYDEHESVKVRFLGFMTHDTRYDFGIVYTNMFFGKPLIVCMQTGRSTLLGQDDVENVQYMQEIFKLGSQEEAAELAQFFKFLVPSTSLHAEYEE; translated from the coding sequence ATGTTTGAAAAATTGTATGATGAGCATGAAAGTGTGAAGGTACGATTTTTAGGATTTATGACACATGATACTCGTTATGACTTTGGGATTGTTTATACAAATATGTTTTTTGGAAAGCCACTCATTGTTTGTATGCAAACGGGAAGGTCTACTTTACTGGGACAAGATGATGTAGAGAATGTGCAATATATGCAGGAAATTTTCAAGTTAGGATCTCAAGAGGAAGCAGCGGAGTTAGCTCAGTTTTTTAAATTTCTCGTTCCATCTACTTCATTGCATGCAGAATATGAAGAATAA
- the typA gene encoding translational GTPase TypA, with translation MLKKRQDLRNIAIIAHVDHGKTTLVDQLLRQAGTFRANEHIEERAMDSNDLERERGITILAKNTAIHYEDKRINILDTPGHADFGGEVERIMKMVDGVLLVVDAYEGCMPQTRFVLKKALEQNLTPIVVVNKIDRDFARPDEVVDEVVDLFIELGANEDQLEFPVVFASAMNGTASLDSNPANQEENMKSLFDTIIEHIPAPVDNSEEPLQFQVALLDYNDYVGRIGVGRVFRGTMKVGQQVALMKVDGSVKQFRVTKLFGYIGLKRQEIEEAKAGDLVAVSGMEDINVGETVCPVEHEEALPLLRIDEPTLQMTFLVNNSPFAGREGKYITSRKIEERLRSQLETDVSLRVDNTDSPDAWIVSGRGELHLSILIENMRREGYELQVSKPEVIIKDVDGVRCEPVERVQIDVPEEYTGSIMESMGARKGEMLDMVNNGNGQVRLTFMVPARGLIGYTTEFLTLTRGYGILNHTFDCYQPVHAGQVGGRRQGVLVSLETGKASQYGIMQVEDRGVIFVEPGTEVYAGMIVGEHTRENDLTVNVVKMKQQTNIRSATKDQTSTMKKPRLMTLEESLEYLNDDEFCEVTPESIRLRKKILDKSERERAAKKKKSVEA, from the coding sequence ATGTTGAAAAAACGACAAGATTTACGAAATATAGCAATTATTGCCCACGTTGACCATGGTAAAACAACACTTGTTGACCAGTTATTACGTCAAGCGGGGACGTTCCGTGCGAATGAACATATTGAAGAACGCGCAATGGACTCAAATGATCTAGAAAGAGAACGCGGTATTACAATTTTAGCGAAAAATACTGCGATTCACTATGAAGATAAAAGAATTAACATTTTAGATACACCTGGTCATGCGGACTTCGGTGGAGAAGTAGAACGTATCATGAAAATGGTTGATGGTGTTCTACTTGTTGTTGATGCATATGAAGGTTGTATGCCACAAACACGATTTGTTTTAAAGAAAGCTCTTGAGCAAAACTTAACACCAATCGTAGTTGTAAACAAAATTGACCGTGACTTTGCTCGCCCTGACGAAGTAGTTGATGAAGTTGTTGACTTATTCATCGAGCTTGGTGCAAACGAAGATCAATTAGAGTTCCCAGTTGTATTTGCATCAGCAATGAACGGAACAGCAAGCTTAGATTCAAATCCAGCAAATCAAGAAGAGAATATGAAATCATTGTTTGACACAATTATTGAACATATTCCAGCACCAGTGGATAACAGTGAAGAGCCACTTCAATTCCAAGTAGCACTTCTTGATTACAATGACTACGTTGGTCGTATCGGAGTTGGACGCGTATTCCGCGGTACTATGAAAGTAGGACAACAAGTTGCATTAATGAAGGTTGACGGAAGTGTAAAACAATTCCGTGTAACGAAATTATTTGGTTACATTGGATTAAAACGTCAAGAAATTGAAGAAGCAAAAGCTGGAGATTTAGTAGCTGTTTCAGGTATGGAAGACATTAACGTTGGTGAAACAGTATGCCCAGTTGAGCATGAAGAGGCTTTACCATTATTACGTATTGATGAGCCAACACTACAAATGACATTCCTTGTAAATAACAGCCCATTTGCAGGTCGTGAAGGTAAATACATTACATCTCGTAAAATTGAAGAGCGTCTTCGTTCACAATTAGAAACAGATGTAAGTTTACGTGTAGATAATACAGATTCTCCTGATGCGTGGATCGTATCAGGACGTGGTGAGTTACATTTATCTATCCTAATTGAAAACATGCGTCGTGAAGGTTATGAACTACAAGTATCTAAACCTGAAGTAATTATTAAAGATGTTGATGGCGTAAGATGTGAGCCTGTAGAGCGCGTACAAATCGATGTGCCTGAAGAATACACTGGTTCTATTATGGAATCAATGGGTGCACGTAAAGGTGAAATGTTAGATATGGTGAATAACGGAAACGGTCAAGTTCGCCTTACTTTCATGGTTCCAGCACGTGGTTTAATTGGTTACACAACAGAATTCTTAACATTAACTCGTGGTTACGGTATTTTAAACCATACATTCGATTGCTACCAACCAGTACACGCTGGACAAGTAGGTGGACGTCGTCAAGGTGTTCTAGTTTCACTTGAAACAGGAAAAGCATCACAATACGGTATTATGCAAGTTGAAGATCGCGGTGTAATCTTCGTTGAACCAGGTACAGAAGTATATGCTGGTATGATTGTTGGAGAACATACACGTGAAAATGATTTAACAGTTAACGTTGTAAAAATGAAACAACAAACTAACATTCGTTCTGCAACGAAAGACCAAACTTCAACAATGAAAAAACCACGCTTAATGACTTTAGAAGAGTCATTAGAGTACTTAAACGATGACGAGTTCTGTGAAGTGACTCCGGAATCAATCCGTCTACGTAAAAAGATTCTTGATAAGAGCGAGCGCGAAAGAGCTGCTAAGAAAAAGAAATCTGTAGAAGCGTAA
- a CDS encoding GapA-binding peptide SR1P — protein sequence MGTIVCQDCEGTIAHFEDEKVTVLYGKCGSCGCDHTEHTKAQ from the coding sequence ATGGGAACAATCGTATGTCAAGATTGTGAAGGTACAATTGCACACTTCGAGGATGAGAAAGTAACGGTACTTTACGGGAAATGTGGATCTTGCGGATGTGATCACACAGAGCATACAAAAGCCCAATAA
- a CDS encoding protein-glutamine gamma-glutamyltransferase, with amino-acid sequence MIVIGRSIVHPYITNEYEPFAAEKQQILSIMAGNQEVYSFRTADELSFDLNLRVNIIISALELFQSGFQFRTFQQSFCNPQFWKRTSLGGFQLLPNIPPSIAIQDIFKNGKLYGTECATAMIIIFYKALLSLYEEETFNRLFANLLLYTWDYDQDLKLITKTGGDLVPGDLVYFKNPQVNPATIEWQGENTIYLGNFFFYGHGVGVKTKEEIIYSLNERRVPYAFISAFLTDTITRIDSRIMSQYASPNTPQTAIGFIPIRDDAIVATVGHTTTIY; translated from the coding sequence ATGATTGTAATAGGTCGTTCTATTGTACACCCTTATATCACAAATGAATATGAGCCATTTGCAGCTGAGAAGCAACAAATTTTATCCATAATGGCAGGAAATCAAGAAGTTTATTCCTTCCGAACTGCTGACGAACTCAGCTTTGATTTAAATTTGCGAGTTAATATTATTATTTCTGCATTAGAACTTTTTCAAAGTGGATTTCAGTTTCGTACGTTTCAACAATCCTTTTGCAACCCTCAGTTTTGGAAAAGAACATCTTTAGGGGGATTCCAACTACTTCCAAATATACCACCTTCTATTGCCATACAAGATATTTTCAAAAACGGGAAACTATATGGGACTGAATGCGCAACCGCTATGATAATTATTTTTTACAAAGCTTTACTATCATTGTATGAGGAAGAAACCTTCAATCGCCTCTTTGCAAATCTTTTACTTTATACTTGGGACTACGATCAAGATTTAAAACTCATAACAAAAACAGGTGGCGACCTTGTTCCTGGCGATCTCGTTTACTTTAAAAACCCACAAGTGAATCCAGCTACGATTGAGTGGCAAGGAGAAAACACAATCTATCTAGGAAATTTCTTTTTTTACGGACATGGCGTAGGTGTAAAAACAAAAGAAGAAATTATCTACTCATTAAATGAACGACGCGTCCCTTACGCTTTTATTTCAGCTTTTTTGACCGATACTATTACTCGTATTGATAGCCGTATAATGAGTCAATACGCCTCTCCAAACACACCACAAACAGCCATAGGGTTTATTCCGATTAGAGATGATGCAATCGTTGCTACAGTTGGCCATACAACTACAATTTATTAA
- a CDS encoding DUF1885 family protein, producing MQHAFITLVPKSNQHSVSTDDIKQLFQYYKTVTSQTGVQINYAYTNTAFPYEILDTSATTLKLQSSHDRYDSIYVGVGIENEQSFIQISLPSNATFGDKGKANEFCRFLAKKLEGELQLFNGRIMYFYKR from the coding sequence ATGCAACATGCCTTTATTACGCTTGTACCTAAATCCAATCAACACTCTGTTTCAACAGATGATATAAAACAACTTTTTCAGTACTATAAAACAGTTACTTCCCAAACCGGAGTTCAAATTAATTACGCTTATACAAATACCGCTTTTCCTTATGAAATTTTAGATACATCAGCAACAACATTAAAGCTTCAATCCAGTCATGATCGATATGACTCAATTTATGTCGGTGTTGGAATAGAAAATGAACAATCTTTCATTCAAATTTCTTTACCCTCTAATGCAACATTTGGTGATAAAGGGAAAGCAAATGAATTTTGCCGTTTTCTAGCGAAGAAATTAGAAGGAGAATTACAATTATTTAATGGAAGGATAATGTATTTCTATAAACGTTAG
- a CDS encoding GapA-binding peptide SR1P translates to MGTIVCQVCEGTIAHFEDEKSTVLYGKCGSHCECDHKEHTKA, encoded by the coding sequence ATGGGAACAATCGTATGCCAAGTATGTGAAGGAACAATCGCACATTTTGAAGATGAAAAATCAACAGTATTATATGGGAAATGTGGATCTCATTGCGAATGTGACCATAAAGAACATACAAAAGCTTAA
- a CDS encoding YlaH-like family protein, giving the protein MLERMSFFAKLCKVDENPELGMWLLYGTIIILSALVYNLGFARKLSVLKNIVIYISLAIGCTVLTFFAVFLPVGEGLVVAAIVLGIYRLRLRQAKQEKVG; this is encoded by the coding sequence GTGTTAGAAAGGATGTCTTTTTTTGCTAAATTATGTAAGGTGGATGAAAATCCAGAGTTAGGAATGTGGTTACTTTATGGAACGATTATTATATTAAGTGCTCTCGTTTATAATTTAGGATTTGCTAGAAAATTATCTGTACTAAAAAATATCGTGATATATATTTCTTTAGCAATTGGATGTACAGTGTTAACCTTTTTTGCTGTATTTTTACCTGTTGGGGAGGGGCTTGTTGTAGCAGCAATTGTACTAGGAATTTATAGATTGCGCTTACGTCAAGCAAAACAAGAAAAAGTAGGATGA
- a CDS encoding UPF0223 family protein: MEYQYPLDYDWSNEEMVAIVKFYEAIEKAYEKGIRREELMGLYRRFKEIVPSKAEEKKIDKEFQEVSGYSIYRTIQRAKEVEEQKLVKM, encoded by the coding sequence ATGGAATATCAATATCCGTTAGATTACGATTGGTCAAATGAAGAAATGGTTGCCATTGTGAAGTTTTATGAAGCAATTGAGAAGGCATATGAAAAAGGAATTAGAAGAGAAGAATTAATGGGATTATATCGTCGTTTTAAAGAGATTGTTCCATCAAAAGCAGAAGAAAAGAAAATTGATAAAGAGTTTCAAGAAGTAAGTGGATATTCTATATATCGTACTATTCAAAGGGCGAAAGAAGTCGAAGAACAAAAGCTTGTAAAAATGTAA
- a CDS encoding GapA-binding peptide SR1P, producing the protein MGTIVCQVCEGTIAHFEDEKTTVLYGKCGTNCDCANRDNAKA; encoded by the coding sequence ATGGGAACAATCGTATGTCAAGTATGCGAAGGAACAATCGCACATTTTGAAGATGAGAAAACGACAGTACTTTACGGGAAATGTGGTACAAATTGTGATTGTGCTAATAGAGATAATGCGAAAGCTTAA
- a CDS encoding YktB family protein, which translates to MTLQTFKSTDFDVFTVDGLEERMSAIKTNIHPKLEALGEQFAEYLSKQTDENFFYHVAKHARRKVNPPNDTWVAFSTNKRGYKMLPHFQIGLWGTHAFIYFGLIYECPQKVETAHAFLEHLNDLKTNIPNDFVWSIDHTKPSVKLHKTLETEDLQKMIGRLATVKKAELLVGIHISPEEFSAMTNEQFLAKIESTMQSLLPLYALCNR; encoded by the coding sequence ATGACACTACAAACATTCAAATCAACTGATTTTGATGTCTTTACAGTTGATGGTCTCGAAGAACGAATGAGTGCAATTAAAACGAACATTCATCCTAAGCTAGAAGCTTTAGGGGAACAGTTTGCAGAGTATTTATCCAAACAAACTGATGAGAACTTTTTTTATCATGTTGCAAAACATGCACGCCGCAAAGTCAATCCACCAAACGATACTTGGGTTGCTTTTTCAACAAATAAACGAGGATATAAAATGCTACCACATTTTCAAATTGGTTTATGGGGTACTCACGCCTTCATATACTTTGGTTTAATCTATGAGTGTCCACAAAAAGTGGAGACGGCTCACGCCTTCTTAGAACATTTAAATGATTTAAAAACAAATATTCCAAATGACTTCGTTTGGTCCATTGACCATACTAAACCAAGTGTAAAATTGCATAAAACGCTTGAAACAGAAGACTTACAAAAGATGATTGGACGTTTAGCTACTGTGAAAAAAGCAGAACTATTAGTTGGTATTCATATATCACCAGAGGAGTTTTCAGCAATGACCAACGAACAATTCCTTGCTAAGATTGAATCTACGATGCAATCACTCCTTCCTTTATATGCACTTTGTAATCGATAG
- a CDS encoding YlaI family protein — MRVKCMICDKKDMLDDENPTAKKLRNRPIHTYMCMECSERIAERTMERHASGNFRLYRDKKVEDDW, encoded by the coding sequence ATGAGAGTCAAATGTATGATCTGTGATAAAAAAGATATGTTAGATGACGAAAATCCTACGGCAAAAAAACTGCGTAATCGCCCTATTCATACATATATGTGCATGGAATGTTCGGAACGAATTGCAGAGCGTACGATGGAACGTCATGCAAGTGGTAATTTCCGATTATACCGTGATAAAAAAGTTGAAGACGATTGGTAA
- a CDS encoding MBOAT family O-acyltransferase, producing the protein MVFSNLFFLCLFLPAILLVYYSVRKELQNIVLLLFSLLFYAWGEPIYVFLMLFSIFINYWFGLWLNTGQISNTNRKLILTIAIVVNIAILGYFKYANFLVDNINGIFHTNIVLEKIPLPIGISFFTFHAMSYIIDIYKRKVEAQRNLFDLALYFTIFPQLVAGPIVRYNTIAHQLHVRTVNADMFSEGIRRFILGLGKKVLIANQLGAIADEIFAMDPATMSVSTAWIGAIAYTLQIYFDFSGYSDMAIGLGKMFGFDFLENFNYPYISKSISEFWRRWHISLGSWFRDYVYIPLGGNRVSSWKIYRNLFIVWALTGFWHGASWTFMIWGIYYGCLIALEKSGFEKILQKLWWPIQHVYVLFLVIIGWVFFRADNFSYCSKFLQAMFGLNGSLTDITSYFYVMNYWGIFILAIVTSAPIFSWIKTLFVNKKIVLLSPLYYLSVLIITMMYLTNATYNPFIYFRF; encoded by the coding sequence ATGGTATTTAGTAACCTATTTTTTTTATGTCTTTTTTTACCTGCAATTCTTCTAGTGTACTATTCAGTACGTAAAGAATTACAAAACATCGTTCTTTTGTTATTTAGTTTATTATTTTATGCCTGGGGAGAGCCTATATATGTCTTCCTTATGCTTTTTTCTATTTTCATTAACTATTGGTTCGGGTTATGGCTTAATACAGGACAAATATCTAATACAAATAGAAAACTCATTCTTACTATAGCAATCGTCGTCAATATTGCTATACTAGGATATTTTAAATATGCTAATTTCTTAGTAGATAATATAAACGGGATTTTTCATACAAACATTGTACTCGAAAAAATCCCATTACCAATCGGGATTTCATTTTTCACTTTCCATGCAATGAGTTATATTATTGATATTTACAAAAGAAAAGTAGAGGCTCAGCGAAATCTGTTTGATTTGGCGCTATACTTTACTATTTTCCCTCAATTAGTTGCGGGACCAATTGTTCGGTATAACACAATAGCTCATCAATTACATGTTAGAACCGTTAATGCTGATATGTTTTCAGAAGGCATTCGTCGTTTTATCCTTGGATTAGGAAAAAAAGTTTTGATTGCAAATCAATTGGGAGCTATTGCCGATGAAATATTTGCAATGGACCCAGCAACAATGAGCGTATCTACTGCTTGGATTGGTGCGATCGCTTATACATTACAAATTTATTTCGATTTTTCAGGCTACAGTGATATGGCCATTGGATTAGGAAAAATGTTCGGGTTTGATTTCTTAGAAAACTTCAATTATCCGTATATATCAAAATCGATTTCTGAATTTTGGCGTCGCTGGCATATTTCCCTTGGTTCATGGTTCCGTGATTATGTCTATATCCCACTAGGTGGCAATCGAGTATCTAGCTGGAAAATCTATCGTAATCTCTTTATAGTATGGGCGCTAACAGGTTTTTGGCATGGGGCTAGTTGGACATTTATGATTTGGGGTATCTATTACGGATGTTTAATTGCTTTGGAAAAATCCGGTTTTGAGAAAATCTTGCAAAAATTATGGTGGCCAATTCAACATGTATACGTGCTGTTTTTAGTGATTATCGGTTGGGTTTTCTTCAGAGCTGACAACTTTAGCTACTGTTCTAAATTTTTACAAGCAATGTTCGGATTAAATGGATCGTTGACTGACATTACTAGTTATTTCTATGTGATGAATTATTGGGGAATCTTTATACTTGCAATAGTGACATCAGCTCCAATTTTCTCTTGGATCAAGACTCTATTTGTAAATAAAAAGATAGTACTTTTATCTCCACTTTACTATTTGAGTGTTTTAATCATTACTATGATGTACTTAACGAATGCAACTTACAATCCATTTATTTACTTCCGCTTCTAA